The stretch of DNA TCCAAACAGGTAATAAAATTGATTCTCCCATAATGCATTGAAGATGAAGAAAAGTTCAATAAACACAGCCCCAAATGGAAGAATGCCGGCCATCAGTATACTGAAAATAATAACATGCAAAATTAAATACTCTTTATTAAAGATGTtattgagatttttttttaaataactatttggggacaatcttacacagatcatcTTAGCCATAAACTAAACAAAGCTTGTACTAAGTGTACTAGTACTAGGCAACACTGTACATATACTtatgtatatagataaatacatagaaacgcCCATAAACCATATTcctgataaacacacaaataaacgcCCTGACGGCGATTAGAACCCATGACCTAATACATTGTAGGCAGGGTCATTTTAATTCAACATAATGTAGAAGAATTTTCTTTTAAAGGTTCTTATTCTGAAGATTATTgccataaaaatattaaaaatgttcCTATGTTCATCAACTTACCACACAAAAACATTCATATACCAGACTTGTTCTGGCACCTTTCTTGGAATGAAATTGGTCCTTACAGGATGTTGAAATGCTTGATTCTGATGACATCCAAAATAATACCCTAGATAGACCAATGGAAGTGATATACAGAACCAGAGACACAACAATGCCATCATCGTGGAAAATGGTACAGCACCACTGGAGTGTTTGCCCATTATAAAGAAGTTTAAAAAGAAACAGGTGCCAAAGACAATTGCTGGGTAAATTGTGGCTGTCAGAAAAGCAGCTTGCTTCCATTGTTTTCCTTTCATTGTGCTGTAAAGGCGGGCTGAGTAATATCCGGCTATCAGGCCCATGAAGACATACAGGAATATAGCAGCGGTCATCAGTGCACCTCTGCTGGCAGGTGAAAGCATACCCAGCATTGCCACAACtggaaaattaaaaacaaaatccttgtaataaaaataataagtttttttgAGGTTGAAATCAAGAGAAGACGTGCCATTTTTAATAAGGTGGAGTAAATACAGCTGAAATTTCGCAACACAATCTTTCCTATGATGGTCTTCCTGACATTGACATACTGGCCTGCACTGGagggtttttttattatatatatattcaaCTTTAGCAAAGTGAACTTAAAAGTCAAATAATTTGTATCTATACCATATACATaaacaaatatacataaaatattctttacaatacttaaggggcccactgattaacagtccgccggacggtatcggcctgtcagttgttcggaactgtcaaaattttgttctaactgacaggccgatactgtccagcggactgttaatcagtgggcccctttaagggttcactataattttatattactgACTCTGagccaataaaaatatgaataagtTTAATAGTAAACTTACAGATAGTAATGAGTGCCATTAAAAACACTTGAATGCCACTGCCAATAACAGCTGCAAAAAGCATCCTCTTTGGCGGAGGTCGAAAGACATCACCATGCACTAACTTCCAGCCCGTCTCCTCCATCATGTCATCAATGCTTTCATCGGAATTATAGCGGGCAATATCTCTTCTCAGTGTCCTTACCATAATCATTGTTAATATGCCTGAAATGTAACACTACTATAAGACCATTAATGGTATAATTaactttttgaaataataatgATCCCAATACTAAATAATATATTGTATGAAAATGATTATTAGAAATGATCATTTAGTTACATAAGCCAGCAGTTTGGCATACAGTATCTTGTTTCTAATGCATGTCAATCAAAATCTCTAATTGTATAGTGCAACTTATGACTACCATAAAAACAAGCCTAAATGCCTAAGTACCTGATAAGAAGAACAAGACAACAATAGAATTAACAATTGAAAACCAATGAATTTGTACATCCTTCATTCCCAAATAAATGTCCCATCTTGACGCCCAGCTTATGTCTGATTCCCCCCATTCCACAGAGTATGTGAAGTATAACTTGGTACCAGTGTCCTCATTTACCAGCTGGGGCTTTGGGTCTGTAGGAAATTGGCAAGAATCATCCGAAAAAGCATATTCATCTTTGTCAACTGATACTGTTTCAACCTCAAAACCCACAACTCTATAAGAATCCCTGAAAAGGAATAGCAAgattataaataactatattatCAATTGaataatagaaatatttcacAAATGTAAGAATTATATTACTTACTGACTGTGTTTGTGATATTTTAAGAGCAATTTCAAGTGATTGTTAATATATGCTTTTCCTTTGGACATGAAACCAAGTCTATAGCCCTGTTCAATATTTCTCTCTGATGTATCCCTGTTCAGTACTTTAGTAGCCACTGGTAAATTATCAACTAAccttgaaaaatattataaaacattAGTTAATAATTTCCTTATGCTGGAAAATCATTGGTATGGAATAAAGTAAAAGAAAACAGTCTTACAAATGAACGAAATATTCATGTTCAATTCGGCTTGCAACCTTTTCTGACTCCTCAACACTCCAATTTATAGGATTATTCTTCTGATGGCACAAAAGTCGGCACTTGATAGTTTCTGCCATATGGACTTCATACGGTGTGTTTACTATACGGTCACCTCTTAATACCTCGCCCAAGTTTTCAGATTTATATACGAAGGTGCCATTCTTTGGCAAACACAATGGCAGCGAATAATATTCATAGGGTAACTGGGTGTGAATGCTGGTCATTTTAACAGCTTTCACTTCAATTCTTTGGCCTTTTTTGAATTCTACTGGTGCTACTCCCGGAACGTAAAATCCATTACTAAACGGAATGAGGCTGAATATTATCGCCAGGGAatgtacctaaaaataaaaccaTACCAATAAGCACGTCAACTGTAAGGCAAATATTTAGGCTATTAATAAAATTAGAACAAGTACTTACTATAAAGATATTATCCATTTTTCTAAatgtttattgataaaatacatGGAATGACAATGACATTCCGCATACATACCGCAGTCGCAGTCTCAGTCAAACtagtaccacagaataaataatagtactatcgtCTAGTACCACAGATCACAGACAGGaaaccagaggggctaccgcgaaaaccgaaattcgcaaattacgggatctttctcttttactccaatgaaggcgtaataagagtgacagagaaaaatgcccgcaatttgcgaacttcgattttcgcggttatgaCCCAGGAAAagtcactgaaatatgaaacctatggaagtgaaacgtcaacgaaaaaTGCGTGCCAGTGTGACGTCATCCGGccgctaaacatggcggttttagtgctgcccaaaagatttttactgttactaggttttatcgatacatcgataacttttGAACGTtttcggctcattttatttaaaatatgaatgaatatgTATGAATTATTTGtggaatttatattttaatagtaagtaagtaagtaaatattctttatgagtatattgttatgtgaaaagatactttgattgagtaagatgtgtaaaatctaagacaatttcgtgcttcgaatttaaCAGGTAAACCGAGATGACGCTGTTCAACTCCAtatatattgcgatttttgcggttaactctgattttcaaaagttgacgtttgacaactcaGTGACcacaaaacacatggcgcagtacagcgccatctgttttggatgtcagaataagtgtacgtgttttccttagactttacctctattacaatcaattttgttgtgttgttaACCCTAAAgtccgtaacacactaccgcaccgcacctcgaccttggtgcgccgtacctataagtgagagcgatacaaattCAAACTTAtcaagcgacgggtgaaaaaaacaaaacaccttcagaacatttatttaattcaaaaataaggaatgacttccgctcttcaacttcttcaacatttatttagcAAATAGGCCAAAAGGGCACTtgtacacgtcaacattgaatttacatacaagcaataatcataacaatacatcaacaattttataaaatacaactaactgcaactaccagttcaaactaacatattacaattacttattgATGTACATCAATCAATCAAGTACCTATATGGTCTcataatgtcgaattacataaaaaaaactataataataatataaaaaaagcctgcagggcagcttgtggagtaacgaccccacggacccgagtgctcccgagagtcggtcagggtctccgtctccaaccactttttctttttatgttcatttcttggtaacctgtaaaacatgttttaattatttaattaagataatttagttggttttaagcggggtagcatgataaaataagaaaatataaataaacaatcataataaatcgatatcaaagtcgataaataaagtacaaccctagctgaaatgtttacattatttaagcgtaaaaatatagttaaataagtcaaatcacttcatgatctataactgcacataagaaccttgctatttataatgtgaaacatccttaaaattcccaggaacattaacaataaccaatatttttaatgtaaattatagcgtacctgtgtaaggttaaagatggctgatttggtgttTGCTTATGcagcaccctaatacactacacactggcatattcgcgacgtaattgttcacatttggcttcaattattttcacaCAGAAGCAAGAtactgaaagataattaataattttcattttcaccacgactttttgacaggacaagtaccggctgaactgactGACAATGACATTTAGgccgctaaacatggcggattttcggccgcattaggtatttacgtattttcatgaacCACTTTATGTACGTACCGAAATACTGTCATCCTTTTTTACTGTGGGtgacagtgctgagtaaaaacgagatagatagatatttatgtttgtgccgtcaaaatgggtgctatttatataagaaattgtacgtatagaacaatatgtcttgtccctattatacaGGTCTATGGGAAAAGTAGACATAAAATAGGTGACATTTGACAATCATAGTCATAGTATTTGATATCaatatttttcatatatttttgtatCGGAAAATGtttagaatattttaaataaaatagtttgttttattattaaaatatatgtatacaatttaAAATTAGCAGAACAATACCACTTCCATCTTATAGTCTAATAAACAactcgtcagtagaaaaaggcacgaaattcaaattttctatgggtaaatatagatggtcaagcaaatcttgtcagtagaaaaaggcacgaaattcaaattttctatgggtaaATATCTggtaaatatagatggtcaagcaaatcttgtcagtagaaaaaggcgcgaaattcaaattttctatgagacgatatcccttcgcgcctacatttttcaaaattgccgcctttttctactgacaagatctgcttgaccaactatacgcTTCTCGCCTACATTGGttaaaatttgccgctttttctactgacgggaatggcttgacagactatagttcCATAGACAAGAAAATCTGTGCACCTATACTCGGGTCACGATCACAGTcaaacaaaactaaaaaattaaaaaatataaatccataaacaatGAACAAACCAAACACGAAGGTGCGCGTCGGTTTCACattttcttttgttacttatattaataataattaaaaataattcgtTTTCTTTAATATCACATCAGATTTAGTACCTGAATGAATGTGTGCAGCAGGTgaaataagtatttaaatattttcttaaGTTGAATTTTGGAAAGGAGAGGTTATTCAATCCCGCAGCAATATGGTACAGGTGAGaaaataactttttaataaattataggaGTATCGATTTTATTTCCGCAAGAAATTAGCAATCGTTCTgaagaaaataatttatgttataGTCATTCATTAGTTTGGTTTTTGAAACAAAAAGACAACCATCGCTTATAAAATTTACTCACTGTAATGCTTCTTTGGAAACTATAAGTATGAGTGTACAGTACAGTAGGGTGTGCCCAAATCTGCATGTAAACTGCAAGTTTAATAAAACATGTAAGTATGTGTATATCGGCACTACTCTTTTAAAGTTGTTAGTACTTTTCCtactacccaaaggttgtctgggaGAAATCATTTACCTAGTCATATACTTGTATTtcattttctgtgtattttttaagCTTTATCGCGCACAATATGCGTTaaaatcaccaaatatcaccaagggggaggggggatcaaaaataggccaaatatgatcacatgattttTGGACGACCCCTCAATAGATATCAGATCAAAACCAGTCTTTTTGAGTAAACTCGTGATTTGTGCATGTGATTAACAatgtatacaatattttttcagGCAGCAGAAGAAACGGAGCAGCCTGATCTGCCACAAGCTGTCAATTTATTCAAAGAAATGAACATGAATGTACAACAAGTCTCACAACTTGTGGACAACATGCTACTTCGTGTCAAGACTGGAGAAATCACTACTGACAAAGGATTGAGTTTCTTAGAAATGAAGTACCAAATGCTTCTCAGCTACTTGATAAACTTGACATACATTGTATTAAGGAAATGCTCTGGTGAAAAGATTGACTCAGATCCATCTATTGATAGGCTCATTGAGATTCGAACTGTGCTTGAAAAGATTCGTCCTGTAGATTCTAAATTAAAATACCAAATTGATAAGCTTGTCAAAACTGCAGCAGTAGGTTCCACCACTGAAGAAGACCCACAGTCATTTAGAGCTAATCCTGCTAATTTAGTTAGTAAGATTGATGATGAGGAGGATGATTCTAGTGATGCCTTAGAAGATGATGAAGTTAAGAAGGATTCTAGTAAGACTAATATATATGTCCCTCCGAAACTGGCAGCTGTACATTTTGAAGAGAACACATCCAGGGCTGATAATGACAAGAAAAACAAAGAGAGGTCAAAGAAACAGTTCCTTAATTCCAGAGTTATGAGCGAATTGCGAGAAGAGTATTCAGAGGCACCAATGGAAGTCACTACAGGGAATCATGTAAAGCACTCAATATCCAAAAAAGAACAGGAACGGATTGAATATGAAGAAAATTACCTCACCAGACTTCCGGTCTCTAAAGCTGAGAAAAACAGCAGGAAAAAGTTGACAACAGTTGGCATGTTGGCAGAAGAAATCACAGGGACTAGTAGTAATCGCACCTCAACTAAACGTAAATTTAAGTCCAAGAAAGGAAAAAGTTTTAAGAGAAAGCGTACTCACTAAAGATA from Cydia splendana chromosome 5, ilCydSple1.2, whole genome shotgun sequence encodes:
- the LOC134790696 gene encoding neuroguidin; translated protein: MVQAAEETEQPDLPQAVNLFKEMNMNVQQVSQLVDNMLLRVKTGEITTDKGLSFLEMKYQMLLSYLINLTYIVLRKCSGEKIDSDPSIDRLIEIRTVLEKIRPVDSKLKYQIDKLVKTAAVGSTTEEDPQSFRANPANLVSKIDDEEDDSSDALEDDEVKKDSSKTNIYVPPKLAAVHFEENTSRADNDKKNKERSKKQFLNSRVMSELREEYSEAPMEVTTGNHVKHSISKKEQERIEYEENYLTRLPVSKAEKNSRKKLTTVGMLAEEITGTSSNRTSTKRKFKSKKGKSFKRKRTH
- the LOC134790610 gene encoding transmembrane 9 superfamily member 4 — protein: MDNIFIVHSLAIIFSLIPFSNGFYVPGVAPVEFKKGQRIEVKAVKMTSIHTQLPYEYYSLPLCLPKNGTFVYKSENLGEVLRGDRIVNTPYEVHMAETIKCRLLCHQKNNPINWSVEESEKVASRIEHEYFVHLLVDNLPVATKVLNRDTSERNIEQGYRLGFMSKGKAYINNHLKLLLKYHKHSQDSYRVVGFEVETVSVDKDEYAFSDDSCQFPTDPKPQLVNEDTGTKLYFTYSVEWGESDISWASRWDIYLGMKDVQIHWFSIVNSIVVLFFLSGILTMIMVRTLRRDIARYNSDESIDDMMEETGWKLVHGDVFRPPPKRMLFAAVIGSGIQVFLMALITIFVAMLGMLSPASRGALMTAAIFLYVFMGLIAGYYSARLYSTMKGKQWKQAAFLTATIYPAIVFGTCFFLNFFIMGKHSSGAVPFSTMMALLCLWFCISLPLVYLGYYFGCHQNQAFQHPVRTNFIPRKVPEQVWYMNVFVCILMAGILPFGAVFIELFFIFNALWENQFYYLFGFLFLVFCILVVSVSQISIVMVYFQLCGEDYHWWWKSFIVSGGSAVYILIYSIFYFFTKLEITEFIPTLLYIGYTGLMVLTFWLLTGTIGFFAAYTFIRKIYAAVKID